A segment of the Streptomyces sp. NBC_01235 genome:
GCGGACAGGTCGAGCGGCGCCTTTGGCGTCAGCCGTTCCAGAACTCGGTAGAAGGGTGCCCACAGTTCGGGTCGGGCGCCGAAGAAGCAGACCAGCACGAGCACGTGGAGAGCGTCGATGAGCGCCTTGTCCTGCGCGTCGTACTGGTGAGCGCCGGTTTCGACGGCGCCGACCAGCAGCCGGTGGGCCGTCTCGACATCACCGTCGCTGTTCAGTACGAGAAGGGCTGCGGCTGCCGCCGCGTGCAGTGAGTTCTTCGGATCCGGGGATGACCGCCTGGCATCATCCAGGAGTTTTCGGGCACTGGGCAGCGCGCCGATGGACTCGGCTCCGATGTAGGCCGCCTCCGCGAGCCGGCGGCCCCGGTGGGGACCCTGCGCAGTGAGTGCCGCGGCCCTGATCAGCCTCTGCATGCCGCCCACGGCATCACCACGACGCAGAGTGAGACGCGCCGCGTGCTCGAGGAAGGCAGCCACCTCTTCGTCCGGTTCCAGGGTCGCCTCGCCCAGATGCCAGGCCCGGCGCTCGGGCTGATCCACCAGCACGTGAGCGAGTGCCGCGTGAACCGCACGCCGTTCGCTGCTCGTCGAGTGCTCCATCACGGCGGAGCGGATCAGCGGATGGCGGAACCTCAGCCGTCGGGTTCCCTCGTCGACGTGCACCAGTTGCTCACGCTCGGCGGGCGCGAGGTCGTCCAGGCCGTACCCGTCGTTCATCTGCCGCGAGGCCGCCTGCAGAACACCGAGATCCCCGTGGCCCTCCAATGCCGCCAACAGCAGCAGGCGCTGCGACGGCCGCGGCAGACCGGTGATCCGGGAGCCGAACAACGTCTCCAAGCGCTGACTGAGCGGCAGCACAGCGGGCAGGTCATCCAGTGCCGGACCCCGTACCGTTTGCGCCGTCGCCGGCAGCTCCAGCAGGGCAAGCGGGTTGCCGCGCGCCGCAGTCAGCAGGCGCCGACGCGCGCTGCCGACGAGAGCCGGGAACCTCGCCCCGATCAAACGGGCCGCCGACTCGTCAGTCAGCGGCGGCAGCTGGTACACGGGGAGGGCACCGCCGTCGTAAAGACTCTCCGTTCCCGAACACGAGGCGGCTAGGAAGCTCAGGCGGGCACCGGTCACTCGCCGGGCGACGAAACCCAGTACCGCCGCACTCGCTCGATCGACCCGGGGCAGATCGTCGACGACCACGAGAAGCGGGTTACCGGCACCGACCGTCCGGAGGAGGAGCAGCACGGCGTTGGAGACGACCAGTCTGTCCGGCGGTGGGCCGCTTTCGAAGCCGAGCGCGACGCGAAGGGCGTCTCCGAAGGGTGCCTCAAGGCCGTCGAGCGTCTCTTGGAACGGGAAGAGGGCCTGGTGGAGACCCGCGTAGCTGCAGTCCGCCTCGAACTCCACTCCGGCGGCACGCAGAACGCGGGTCCCTTCCAGGGCCTCGGCCTCTGCAAGAGCGTCCAGCACCGCCGTTTTCCCGACTCCTGCGTCTCCCGACAGCAGCAGTGCTCCGCCTCCGGCCCCTATACCCAGAAGGTCGCGGATCCGTTGAAGATCCTCGTCCCGGCCGATCAGGGCGCCGGCCATATCGCGTCTTGAGGAGTCACCGGCGACCACAACGCGCTCCCGTCAGTTGCACAGGCATCACCCTGATCATGAGTTCGGTCGGCATCGCCTTGACCTCGGGGCAACGCCCCCGTGCACGGCGTGACGTCTGCCCTGCTCGGCAGCGTCCGGCCGAAGTGCCGACCGAGCCAGGCCTTGGTGTGAGTGTCGGTGACCGGCGCGCCCACTCGCATCCGTGGCATCCCTAGTGGACGTACCGGGGAGACGTGCCGCCACTGGACACGGTGGCGGCGGATGCCGGATGCACGGGCCCCTCGGCTCACGAACTCAGGAGGACCGCACCTTTCTGCCGCCGTCCGCCAGGACGGTGACCAGCGCACCACGCGACGCGACACCTGTCTTGGCGAAGACCTTGTGCAGGTGGTACTCGACAGTGCGCGGGCTCACGAAGAGCCGACTGCCGATCTCGGTATTGGTCAGGCCCTCGCTGGCGAGTCGCGCTATCTGCGCCTCCCGGGGGGTCAGGTCGTCGCTGCCGATCTCGGCGCTCCGCTTCCGAGCGGTCTCCCCGGTGGCCTTCAACTCGCGCGCCGCACGCTCGGCGAACGCGTCCATGCCTGCGTCCGCGAAGAGCTCGTGGGCGATGCGCAGTTGGTCGCGTGCCTCGACCCGGCGCCGCTCGCGGCGCAGCCATTCGCCGTAGAGGAGGTGTGCCCTCCCGAGATCGGCTCGGCACAGGGCCCGTCCCAGTCTGTCGATCGCCTCCCGGTAGAGACCCTCGGCGGCCGTTCCCCGCGCGAGCAGCGCCCGCGAGCGGGCCTCGATCCCGAGAGCCCAGTCGGTGGGACTCGCCTGAGTCGTCCGCACCAGCCGGTCGAGCGCTCGGGAGGCGCTCTCACTGTCGCCACTCCTGACTGCCGCTTCAACCAGTTCGGCCGGTCCCCAGTGCACCGCGACGCCCGGTGCCGGCGGGTCGAGGACGACGCGTTCGGCGGCGGCTCGGGCCTCCTCGTACCGGCCAAGGCCGTTGTAGAGCACCGCACTGGCCCAGTCCGCGACGCTCAGCCCCACTCCCTCGCCCCGCGACGCCGCCTCGCTCGTGGTGACGCGTACCAGTTGTTCGACCTCGGACTGCCGTCCCTGCCACGCGGCGAGTGCCAGCGCACCGTAGTGGGTGATCTGAAAACCGGTCGCCGTGACGATGGTGCGCACCTCTTCGCTCAGCGACGCCGCTTCGGCCAGTTCGCCCTGGAAGAGGTGCACGAAGATACGCGAAGTCAGGGCCAGGGGCAGCCCGGCGAGCGCGCCGGTGTCACGGGCGAGGCGGAGGTGACGATCTGCCAGCACACGACAGGACCTGTCGTCCCACAGTGCCACGGCGACGATGAAGGCGAGCCACAGCCACCGGAGCTCCTCCGCAGGGGAGATGTCGTCTTCCAGGAAAGCGCGCAGGGCCCGCCGCATGGCCTGCGTCGCGGCCCGTGCGTCCTCCGTGAGGAGCAGGACCAACGCATCGAGGAGCATGTCGGCGGCACGCGGTGCCTCCGACGTGGTCGGCGCCGTGCGGGCGGCTGCCGCGACCTCCAGGAGACCGCCGCCCTCGACCGCCAGGCGGCCGGCGAACATCGCCGCGGACAACGCCTGCAGATGCGTTTCGCGCGCCAGTCCGACGTCCAACGGCTCAAGTTGCCTGGCTACCTCGAGCAGCGTCGGCGGAGCGAGGTTGCCACGATTCGTGGTGAACGCGATCTCGGCGCGCAGCAAGGACGCGCGGGCGCGTTGCAGCTCGTCGAGCGGGCCGGCCAGTGCCGCGGCCAGCAGCGACAGCGCGGCGTCGGGTGCCCCGGCCTCATGCTTCGCCTGTGCGGCGGCCAGGGCGCGTTCTGCCCGGCGCCCGGACCCGGGCGTGAGCGCGGCGGCGCGCTCCAGGAAGGCGGCGGCCGCGGCCAGGCCGCCCCGCCTCTGTGCACGCCCGGCCGAGCGTTCGAGTTCCGCGGCGACGCCCTCGTCCGGCTCCACCGTGGCGTGCGCGCGGTGCCACGCGCGCCGGTCCGGATCGGCCTCGGCATCGGTCGCCTCCGCCAGGGCGCGATGAACCGTCCTGCGTTCGTCCGGCGAGGCTGCCCGGTAGACCGCCGACCGTACGAGCGGATGCCGCAACCGGATCCGGGGACCGAACTCGATCAGGTCGTCCGCGGCGACGACGGCCGCGGTGCCGGCCGGGTTCCCCAGCCGTGTGGCCGCACGCCAGACCAGCGCCGGGTCACCGAGCGGCTCTGCGGCTGCCAGCAGCAACAGCTGGCGAGTCTGCGCGGGCAGTGGCTCCAGCCGTCTGAGGAAGCTGTCCTCGATGCGCCCACGAAGCGTCTGTGCGGTGGGCGACCCGAAACCGCCCGCGAGCTCGGCGTGGGTCAGTTCGCGTGGCAGCTCCAGAAGCGCCAGTGGGTTGCCGCGGGCCTCGGCGATGATCCGCTCACACACCTGTTCGTCCATCCGGCCGGGGATCTCCGAGCGGAGCAGACCCCGTGCGTCATCGTCGTGCAGGCCTACGAGGTCCAGCACCGGCAGTCCGGACAGGTCATGCCCATCGCTGGAGTCGCGTACCGCGAAAACGCAGGCCACCGACTCCGCGAAAAGCCGCCGCGCAACGAAGGCGAACACTTGCGCGGAGGCGCGGTCGAGCCACTGCGCATCGTCGATCACGCACACGAGCGGCCTGCGCTCGGCTGCCTTTGCGAACAGGCCGAGCACAGCCAGGCCGAGAAGGAAGCGGTCCGGTGGGGGCCCGGCATGGATCCCGAACGCCGTGCCGAGCGCGTCACGCTGAGGTCCCGGCAAGGAGTTCAGCAGGTCCAGCATGGGCGCCAGGAGTTGATGGAGGGCTGCGAACGGAAGCTCCATCTCGGCCTGGACCCCCGTTGCGGACACCACGCGGCAGTCGGCAGCCTGGTCCAGCAGATGGTCCAGCAGCGCGGTCTTGCCGACCCCCGCTTCCCCGCGCAGGACCAGAGACCGGCTCTGGCCCGCGTGGAGAGCCTCGACAAGCCGGTCGAGCGCCTGGCATTCGGCGTGCCGTCCCAGCAACACGGGGCGACGCCCCGTGACCGGTCTGTGCTGGTCGCGCGGCGGATCCGTCTCCATGCCGCCTCCCGGCACATGCATCGCCCTGGCCTCTAGCCGCTCCAGTATTACAGGGGGAGTTTCGCTGACGCCTCAGCCGCCGGCCGGTCCTGCCGAGGGGCCGCACCGCACCCGGCCAGGGCATACGACCGGTCGACGGGTCTACGCCGTCCGGCGGTGTCCGAGGCGGCCGCACCCTCTGGGATGCGCCGCCGATCCGCCGTTCTTCGGCCAGTGGACCGACGCGCGCATGCGTGAGCCGCGGGCCGGGCCTTTTCTGGCGGCACCGCGGCGGTTCTGTCAGTCGGCGGTCGGGTCTCCGGGGCGGCGGTACACGCCGTACCAGTAGCCACGGGCCAGTTCGGCGGCGACGAGGACATCGTCGCCGCCGCCGCTGTTCGCCACCTGCTGAGCGATGACCTGAGCGCCTCCCTGGACGATCACCTTGGCGGCGAGCCGGGGGTCGATGTCCGTCGGGGTACGGCCGGCCTGCTGCTCCTCTTCCAGCACCGTCACGACGTTGTCGATGAACCGGTCCTGGTCGGCCGTCCACGCCTCGCGGACCACGGGGTCGTACGCGGCCACCTCGTTGATCGCCGACAACAGCGCCGCGTGTTCGCGGTAGTGCCGCAGGATGCGTTCGTAGGTTCGGGCCAGCCCGTCGACCCCCCCGTCGGGATCACAGGGCCGCCAGGCCTCCGCGATCGCGAAGCTCTCCGTCTTGAGGGAGCCGCTCAGCCTCAGCAGCACGTCGACCTTGTCACGGAAGTACAGATAGAACGT
Coding sequences within it:
- a CDS encoding TetR/AcrR family transcriptional regulator, which translates into the protein MASTTRRPSTAADRRAALEKRILSEIEELLRGGVTYTELSVEQIAHAAGISRSTFYLYFRDKVDVLLRLSGSLKTESFAIAEAWRPCDPDGGVDGLARTYERILRHYREHAALLSAINEVAAYDPVVREAWTADQDRFIDNVVTVLEEEQQAGRTPTDIDPRLAAKVIVQGGAQVIAQQVANSGGGDDVLVAAELARGYWYGVYRRPGDPTAD
- a CDS encoding AAA family ATPase, giving the protein MAGALIGRDEDLQRIRDLLGIGAGGGALLLSGDAGVGKTAVLDALAEAEALEGTRVLRAAGVEFEADCSYAGLHQALFPFQETLDGLEAPFGDALRVALGFESGPPPDRLVVSNAVLLLLRTVGAGNPLLVVVDDLPRVDRASAAVLGFVARRVTGARLSFLAASCSGTESLYDGGALPVYQLPPLTDESAARLIGARFPALVGSARRRLLTAARGNPLALLELPATAQTVRGPALDDLPAVLPLSQRLETLFGSRITGLPRPSQRLLLLAALEGHGDLGVLQAASRQMNDGYGLDDLAPAEREQLVHVDEGTRRLRFRHPLIRSAVMEHSTSSERRAVHAALAHVLVDQPERRAWHLGEATLEPDEEVAAFLEHAARLTLRRGDAVGGMQRLIRAAALTAQGPHRGRRLAEAAYIGAESIGALPSARKLLDDARRSSPDPKNSLHAAAAAALLVLNSDGDVETAHRLLVGAVETGAHQYDAQDKALIDALHVLVLVCFFGARPELWAPFYRVLERLTPKAPLDLSATGKTFSDPARTGAAASKELDRLVAELPEETDPVRITRTGTAALYLDRLGDVRESAWRVVRMGRDGGPAGRYLSGLMHLCLDDYLTGMWDEALQLADEGVQSCEEYGYRAFSWHFLYIRAIVCGARGEADRSQAIADGIIHWALPRGARCAAHCAHHAVTVASLGRGDFAGAYEHANAISPAGTLASHVPHALWVTMDLVEAAVRTNRHAAAADHVRAMREAGTADLSPRHALLTEASAALCATDDDEALRLFAKALAIPGADRWLFDFARVRLAYGERLRRARASAEARGPLSASLATFEHLGARPWAERAEKELRAAGWNKRPTGTSSARLLTSQEMEIAELAASGLTNRQIAERLFLSHRTVGAHLYQMYPKLGISSRAMLRDALKSQQPPENRQRT
- a CDS encoding ATP-binding protein, whose amino-acid sequence is METDPPRDQHRPVTGRRPVLLGRHAECQALDRLVEALHAGQSRSLVLRGEAGVGKTALLDHLLDQAADCRVVSATGVQAEMELPFAALHQLLAPMLDLLNSLPGPQRDALGTAFGIHAGPPPDRFLLGLAVLGLFAKAAERRPLVCVIDDAQWLDRASAQVFAFVARRLFAESVACVFAVRDSSDGHDLSGLPVLDLVGLHDDDARGLLRSEIPGRMDEQVCERIIAEARGNPLALLELPRELTHAELAGGFGSPTAQTLRGRIEDSFLRRLEPLPAQTRQLLLLAAAEPLGDPALVWRAATRLGNPAGTAAVVAADDLIEFGPRIRLRHPLVRSAVYRAASPDERRTVHRALAEATDAEADPDRRAWHRAHATVEPDEGVAAELERSAGRAQRRGGLAAAAAFLERAAALTPGSGRRAERALAAAQAKHEAGAPDAALSLLAAALAGPLDELQRARASLLRAEIAFTTNRGNLAPPTLLEVARQLEPLDVGLARETHLQALSAAMFAGRLAVEGGGLLEVAAAARTAPTTSEAPRAADMLLDALVLLLTEDARAATQAMRRALRAFLEDDISPAEELRWLWLAFIVAVALWDDRSCRVLADRHLRLARDTGALAGLPLALTSRIFVHLFQGELAEAASLSEEVRTIVTATGFQITHYGALALAAWQGRQSEVEQLVRVTTSEAASRGEGVGLSVADWASAVLYNGLGRYEEARAAAERVVLDPPAPGVAVHWGPAELVEAAVRSGDSESASRALDRLVRTTQASPTDWALGIEARSRALLARGTAAEGLYREAIDRLGRALCRADLGRAHLLYGEWLRRERRRVEARDQLRIAHELFADAGMDAFAERAARELKATGETARKRSAEIGSDDLTPREAQIARLASEGLTNTEIGSRLFVSPRTVEYHLHKVFAKTGVASRGALVTVLADGGRKVRSS